Within the Gopherus evgoodei ecotype Sinaloan lineage chromosome 18, rGopEvg1_v1.p, whole genome shotgun sequence genome, the region ttggctttctgtcctgggcctcacaagtctaatgctggccatggttggtggaccccctgaaacctgcctgTGGTCCCCCCcaggggccccagacccctgcttgagaaccactgttgtaggTGTCTTATGTGTACAAACTGCAAATGTGCCTGTTCTTCTTCCTCCGTTGAGGGTACACAAGACaggtcagactcctgaaaggggtacagtagtctggaaaggttgagtcCCACTGCTCTACAGGGCTTCTTTCACcttcttctgaaacatctggtattggccactgccTCTCTATTCTGTGGGGAACTTTTAGGAGAACAAGCCATATGTGTGTGTTGCATGCTTCCAGTAACTGACACAATCTTTTTCTGAGTTCAGTAGCTTCCAAAAAGAATTTAAATTCCCAAattcaacaaagggaaaaaagtgcaCACAAGCTGATGTGCTTTTTTTTATTGGAAAGAAGGAGGGGGCGGAATCCCTAAACCCATGTTCTTGGTCAATCAAGAGCAACTATACACCATGCCCTGAACTGTAGTGCCGCTCTTCTCTCTCCCACCTGCTTCTCTGCTCTCCAGTGTCATTGCAGCCATTCATTGGTGGCAAGTCTGGAACACTGTCTGAATTTTATGGCTAAAGCTTGCTGCTGAAGCTTCGCTCCTCCACTGCAAAAGAAATCTAACTTTCTTCTGATGTATTTTAGCTCCTTGGGAATGTCCCGCCTTTTTTTATGACAATTGgtgtttacatttattttcactGGTTTGTGTACCCTTTGTTTGCAAATTACCAGGCATACTTCTAGGTCGTGTATATAAATGTAATTAACAATATGATATCATAGTGTAACTGTCTCTACATTTCAGGTCAACAAGTGGCCCTGGAAGCTCAAGTAATGCCTCTGGCAGTAATCGTCGCCTTCAGCAGACACAACACCAAGTAGATGAGGTATGGCTCTTGTATAGAGCAGCTTTACCATTCCTTTGACCTTGGAAAACCTGACAGAGGGAAGACATATGGAAGTGTTGTGTGGGCAAAGTTTAAAGTTGTCTGCTTCAGTGTATGAACCAAAAGCTAGAATGTCTTCATTTGTCCCTCTTGTGATCTGAACTATCATCCCTGAGACTCATTGTAGGAAACCTGTGATACTTTACAGGTGTTGACCTGTTCCTGCAAAGATGAATATCTTGTGAGCCAATGTGTTAGCTACACAACTTCAGTTGGTTTCTGACAGAGAATGAGCTTTGCTATTTGGAAATCCACAGTTGCCGGGGGTTTCTAGTTGTGTATCAAAACTATGGCAAAACTTCTTGTGTGAGCCAAAAAACATCCTTGTCTGAGAGGCTTATTTCTTTCTGGCTGGATAGGGTAGCACATAACTTCCTTTTCAGAAGTCATAGGTGCATTGTACAgcaactcctcgcttaacattatacatatgttcctgaaaaatgctacttaagtgaatccaatttccccataagaattaatgtaaatgggggaggggggttaagttttctctgatgaaaaaaatttccctggaagactatattttatataattttatataaTACAGTCATccacacagtatacattttaaacaaacaatgtaatactgtacacagcgatgatgattgtgaagctgggTTGAGGTGGTctagtcagagggtgggatatttcccagggaatgccttacttctaaatgatgaactagcactcggatGAACCCTCAAAGGTTAAcatgttgttgttaatgtagcctcgcacactacaaggcagcacgaatggagggaggggagacagtgtggtgttgtgtgagagagagagacacaagcattgcccttttaagtacactgaccccactctaagtacactgcctttttaagtagatcagcaagttgaaacagcagctgctgccagcaagctccctctgtcctgagccctgtcatgtcccatCCCCCCTTCACTGTGGAGATAGGGTACAAGAGTGTGAGGAAGGGGGCACCATGACATTAGCATGcctcttctcttctttcccccctcccccccactgcacagcaagcaggaggttcCCGAGGgcaactccaaggcagagggcaggaataGCACATGGCAGTGCGGGAAGGGACAGCTTCCACACAGGGATCTTAGGGGGACTGCCGGTCgcccctggttccaagcccccaccagatagctccaacaggctgctctttctgcaagcagtggacaaagcagatggctgccaaacaatgttataagggagcattgcacaactttaaacgagcatattctctaattgatcagcaatgtaacaatgttaactgggacaatGTTCAGTGAGGAGTTACGATGGTGTTCTAATGCCAGCTGTGGCTTCTATAACTGAGTTTTTCATACACAGTTCTGACCCTTCTCTAACATGCTAGATTATTAGTGGAATGCTTTTGTTTCAATAGGAGTAAGTTTATAAACAAAGTTTCTGATATTGAAACCCCAAGGCAGGCACTGGGAATCTCCAACTCAATTACtttgacctggtctacactagaggggagaggagggtcgatctaagttacacaacttcagctatgtgaataatgtagctgaagttgacgtacttagaacAGCTTACCTTGGTGTCTTCACTACAGTGAGTCGACTGGTgccgctctcccgtcgactctgcctgcgcctctcatcGAGCTGATGTATAGGAATGgacaggagagcgctcagggatcgatttatcatgtctagactagaaatgataaattgatccccccCGGATCGATCTCTGCCCACCTGTCTgaccagtagtgaagacataccctaagttccACAAGTCTTTTAACTAATATAAGAACCTAAGTTCAATATTGTCTACTCTTAATCAAAAAGGCAATATCTTCTGCCTTATTTAAACACAAACTTTTGAATGATGTTAATGTTATAAGAGATGTTTGTCAGGATCTGCTAAATGCTTAGTGTTCAAAGGGATGAACATTTAATGAATGAATAACTTACTGTGACTATTAAATCACTGTAGGTGGTTGACATCATGAGGGTGAATGTAGACAAGGTGTTGGAACGAGATCAGAAGCTGTCGGAGTTGGATGACCGTGCTGACGCACTGCAGGCAGGAGCTTCCCAATTTGAGACCAGTGCTGCCAAGCTGAAAAGAAAGTATTGGTGGAAGAATTGTAAGGTAACCATGACTCAAGTATTTCCAATACAAATTCATGTTACTAAGAGCTATAAGTAGCTGAATACTACATAAAGGGGAAGAAATCCAGGTGACTCTAACCATGAAAACATATGGCCAATTTCTGCAGCCTTTACTCATGGTGAATAGTATTTAAGATTAGAATATCTGGTCCTTAATGAGCATCTGGCTTAGTGAAGTAGATGAACTGCCCCAAAGTTGGGTGGCCTGGCCACATTCCTTTACACAGAACGTTCTCCAGGACAAAAATGTGGtcaaggataaacaaatgtactAATTTAAGGTGTTGGATTTCTAGGAGAAAGAAATTCAGTGATATGGATTGAATGATGACAACACAGACACAGCCCTACAAAGAACCTTTAGTCTCTTAGTCATGTCTGTTAATTACAGGGAAGTCTGGGAGCACACTCTTTATTTGCTGCAAAGCCAAGACAGAGTGTAAAACGTTAATTGTAAGGCAGGGGAGCAGTAGTTGGGTCTAGAGAATCAgccctcctttttaaaaaatatctaagTGAGTCGTTTGTACGAAATGATGTGCTTTTTTGACAGATGTGGGCAATATTGATAGCAGTTGTtctcatcattatcatcatcatcattggtAAGTGTTGAGCTAAAACGCTGTTTTGTCAATAGGACTAGCATACGTGGGGCATAAGACTGTAAGTCAAATGCAAAAAGTTGTTAATGTAATGCTCTCTGGGTGTGACTGCTAGTTCATAGGTCATAATATTCAAAAGTTAAGGTTCACACAGCAACGCTAACTTAGCCGTATTGCATGCTTGACATATGCAGTAGTCCAAAGTAGTACTTTACGTTCAAACATTAATTTAGCAGCATTATCTGTGATGTGGTGAAGTTACAGCTTCTGTGGGAACCTTAACTGTTGAATCTCAGGCTTCTGCGCACTGAGTAGAAATGGGATCCCTCGGGAGACTGGGACCCACTGAGTCCCAGTCCCAGCTTTGCCAGTGACTGTGAGAGTGACCAGGTCTCTTGACCACTTCTTTGCCTCCATTTCTCAATCTTTAAAAGGGGGATAATGGCACATACCTCACAAGGGTTACCGAAGAGTAACATGAAGTGCGTTGAGAACCTTAGATGACAGAGCTGTGGACATATACACTTATCAAATTCATCTTTCATAGTATTTCTACATTTATTCATCCTTTAGACTCCAGGTTCAATAGCCTTATGTCACTTTTCTTTCTTGCAAAGCAATCTGGCCCTCTTCTATTGAATCATACCCTTTTCCTAATCCCAGAATGGGTACTCCAGCCAATCAGTCTCCCCTTGCTGTCTTCCAGCCCAGAAGTCAGGcaaaaccaaacaacaacaaaagtaggGAAGCTTCATATGAGGTTCCTCTTCCAATCCTCGAAAGTGCTTAGATAGCAAGGTAGttgggccaggtctacactgtaaaCTTAACATAGTTATATCCGTGTTgtgcaggggtgtgaaaaatccacacctgtgAGCGACGCAGTTATACCTGCCTAACCCCTagtatagacagtgctatgttgacaagagagcttttcccttcaacatagctaccacctctcatggaagtggattaactatgacaatgggagacgctctcccatcatTGTagtattgtctgtctgtcttcagtGAAATGCTACAGTCCAGGCAAGAGCTTTAATCTGCCTAGCCTCATTTGAGTGCAggaaaccccactgacttcatgcACTAGCTTTCCTGCTGGAGCAGAAgcctgggggagaaggaggaCAGGCAGTTCTCAAGGATTCATCACCAATGAACAAGCTGTTTAAACAGAAGTATATTGCAGTAGAAGTTTTAAGAGGAAAGAAATTCATGCACCCTTCTTTGATATCCAGATTTTACTTTTCCCAACTTCTGAATGTTGCCAGATGTACCCTTATGTATATGATAGCCACAAGCCCATTATTGTAACTGGTAACGAACCTGTAAGTACAAATGCAAGTGAAGATGTTTCTGGTGTATGCAAGGAAGACTGTGAGCTCATACTCTGCCATAGTAGAGCCAGTGAGCTTATAACTAGTTGCACTGCCTGGTGTTCAGCTCTTTGAATTTGTGGTGTAGCTGCTCCAAAGCTTTCCAGCAGGATTCATTTACTCTCTAGCTCAGACAGCGTATTCATTTCTCACCTTTTGGCCTGTTTGTAACACAATCTACAGCAACTAATTGTGATACTACAAACAGAATTGTGACCATAGGTGAGAAATACCCAGTACATTAATTCTAAAAGTCAGTCCTGTGCAAGAATGAAACTTGCCCTATGGTAAAACAAACACAGGAAATTTAGAATTTCCTTATGTTGAATACTTGGAGTGTTCAGTAGCTCAAGTCTTTAAGTTGCAGGATTGTTTTATGCCTCTTTGatgtgggagggtgaggggaagagaacTTTTCCAATCCTTATTTTTCTGTTATAGTCTGGAATGTGTCCCCGTGAGTTACAAGAAGAAATGCAAACCAGCGGAAGCCATCTCTCTCCTTCAAACCTGCTGTATTCTCAAGCTTGCACCTACTGatgtataaaacaaaattattttgattaGTCATGTGTTTAACTTTCTTTGGTTTATAGAAAATGTGCCTTTATTTAAAAGTTACACTcctaattttaaaatgctaataagCACAGCCCACACCTTGCACAGTGCCTTGGTAATCTTGAGTATGAGCTGGTGAAGAGGATTTCATGTTTGCATTTGAGAATCTAGAAGCAATGTATTGCTGCCAGTGACTACTGCATTCTAGATAAATGTGAAGAGTGTTTGGATATCTGTCCTCTTCACTGTCTCTTCTGTGCCCCAATTTAAAAGTGTCTTTTCTAACACATTACTGAAGGGGTGGGAACCAAATCTTAAATTTGTGCCTTCTTGGAAGAAACTTTTAACACCTCTGCCATTTGAACAGACTTTGCCTGCCTTGTCTTATTCCATTAATGCCTTCGGACTAGTTGTGGAAGAGCCTGCCACCCTTGTAAACACTACTTGTCGTTCACTGTTTTATGAATATGCAGTTAAATTCTATTATTGAAGCTCTAAAGATTTGATCACTGAACCATTAGTGCTGCCCTGTGGCATTTGTGATTAAAGATGTCTTTTAAGGTGTTTACATTATCTTCAAAAGACAGTCTGTCACTTTTGGTGCCAGTTTAATCTGAAAgagtacctttaaaaatgtttagtgtTTGTCATGTAGACACTAAAGTTGgctttgtttggggtttttgtcTTTTGCTAAAAAGTAGTTCAGTgaaggcttttctctgcaatccaGCAAGATGTTTCCAGTGTAGAATCAGTGCCAAATGTAGTTTAAaattttatatgtatttatatgtAATCTGTTCATATTACTTCACAAACTGTCTTCCCTCTAAACTAGTCCTCAGAGTGAGTGTTCCCTTAGGACTTCAGGAAAGGCTGGTAACAAATACTGTTGCCTCGTCCCTTTTATCGCCAGACTTTTTAGGTATGGGTGACTGCTCTCcatgaggagggaaaaaaataacttgGTACTTCACCCATTGAGTCACCACTGTGTGTACTCTGTCTAATCTGCCTGTTTCTAATTTCTTCCCAGTCCTTGTTTCTACTTCCTCTGTATAGTTTTCCTTTCTCTTGTCTCTTTTCCTCCCTTACGTTTCGGGGTAGATTTGCAAGTAGCTACACTGTAATTGATTCACAAACCTAATTGACATAGCCTACTTCTTTGAGTGTTGGATGTTGCTTTAGCTGTTGAATTATGAGCCAGACTCTTGATGGACAACTACCAGAAAGATGTGACAAAGCACTCGGAGGGTGGCTAAGCCCAGTGATGGATCTGCTCTCTAAGCACCTGAGAAGAAATATTGATCTCTTTACCCCAAAGTACAGGATGCTTTAGAATGGTTTTTTTGATAGTGAAAAGTTGCTCTGTTGGCTTATAATTAACTGTCTACGGCCTTGCCTGTTTTTTTGAGGatgaagagggagagaggggcaAGGATTTCTGTGCCTACTGAAGTACTTTAATTTCTGCTCTACCTTCATCATTGCAGTGACTAAATGTACAAAGTCTCTTAGAAAAATAACTCTACTGTATGAATGCACCATGGACCAGTAACGAAGCTGACTATACAAACTGAAATCTTATTAACTCACAATTAAGAAATTTTTTACTATTATCTTTATGTGCAGCTTTTAAAGAAATATCAACTCTGTCTACTAGTTCCTGTACTTTCAGAGGTTTCTAAGTGTACGTCCT harbors:
- the VAMP3 gene encoding vesicle-associated membrane protein 3, which produces MSTSGPGSSSNASGSNRRLQQTQHQVDEVVDIMRVNVDKVLERDQKLSELDDRADALQAGASQFETSAAKLKRKYWWKNCKMWAILIAVVLIIIIIIIVWNVSP